One window from the genome of Jeotgalibaca sp. MA1X17-3 encodes:
- a CDS encoding response regulator transcription factor: MRVLIVDDEPNILNIVEAYLVANQYEVFRAESGKEALQKFSEHQPDLLVLDLMLPDVSGIEVCKQIRKDSSVPIIMLTARSSESDILKGLHIGADDYISKPFSPKELVARVETVLRRVQPMKKESRLSFYEGELVILPESRQVFLKGKEVEYTASEYNLLEFLAKHPNQVFSRDQLLENSKGWGYESTDRAIDSHIKNIRQKLEDTPRQPKYIKTIYGVGYRFGGEE; encoded by the coding sequence ATGAGAGTTTTAATTGTGGATGATGAACCGAATATTTTAAATATTGTAGAAGCTTACTTAGTTGCCAATCAATATGAAGTCTTTCGTGCTGAATCAGGAAAAGAAGCTTTGCAAAAATTTAGTGAACACCAACCCGATTTACTTGTTTTGGACCTCATGCTACCGGATGTATCTGGAATTGAAGTATGCAAACAAATTCGTAAAGACTCTTCTGTGCCGATCATCATGTTGACAGCACGTTCTTCAGAAAGTGATATTTTAAAAGGTTTGCATATCGGAGCAGATGACTATATTTCGAAACCATTTAGTCCGAAAGAATTAGTAGCACGTGTTGAAACAGTGTTACGTAGAGTCCAACCAATGAAAAAAGAATCTCGTCTTTCTTTTTATGAAGGTGAACTGGTAATTTTGCCAGAGTCGAGACAAGTTTTTTTAAAAGGAAAAGAAGTAGAGTATACAGCGAGTGAATACAATCTGTTAGAATTTTTGGCAAAGCATCCAAATCAAGTGTTCAGTAGGGATCAATTGTTGGAAAATAGTAAAGGCTGGGGGTATGAGAGTACCGATCGAGCCATTGACTCCCATATTAAAAATATTCGGCAAAAATTAGAAGATACACCTCGTCAACCCAAATATATTAAAACCATATATGGAGTAGGGTATCGATTTGGAGGGGAAGAATGA
- a CDS encoding cell wall metabolism sensor histidine kinase WalK — MKRTIRWQLVFSFLLFSFLIIGMISWGTIQLMDVYFQDYVEERKETEISEYVKDIEDAYQIGSGFDEKMMNSLHMFAMHSDFSFELYNEEGDLLQSSAQSHDMQGNHSMHGMMNQSTSDELERSYSLKKDGKSIGTAVFRFKESSSYTEDDQQFITKMKQNFLIVGGTAFLFSILFAGSIAQKFSKPLITINHFTKKVSKGGYQDFLEPDTPIVEMNELMENLNELTSQLKRQEKMRSQLSRDLAHEIRTPLTTVKGNLEAMMDGIWAPTPERLETCYIEINRMTRLIGNIERLNEMERESLVIQKTKVNVKDLSNQVVANFEALIKEKQLSIQVNGESVQVQADRDRISQVFTNLLANAIKFTPEKGRISISIEKNKEYIKWTIQDTGKGMSVDELSHIFDRFYMVDPSRNSRLGGQGIGLSIVKSIVHAHQGKITVDSIPEKGTSFTVKLPIE, encoded by the coding sequence ATGAAACGGACCATTAGATGGCAACTTGTTTTCTCGTTTCTTTTATTCTCCTTTCTGATTATTGGCATGATTAGTTGGGGAACGATCCAATTGATGGATGTTTATTTTCAAGATTATGTTGAAGAGCGAAAAGAAACAGAGATTTCTGAATACGTGAAAGACATTGAAGATGCATATCAAATAGGGTCAGGGTTTGATGAAAAAATGATGAATAGTTTGCATATGTTTGCGATGCATTCAGATTTTTCGTTTGAACTGTATAACGAAGAAGGAGACCTCCTACAGTCTTCTGCTCAGTCTCACGATATGCAAGGAAATCATTCTATGCACGGAATGATGAACCAATCAACGAGTGATGAACTAGAAAGAAGCTACTCCTTAAAAAAAGACGGAAAGTCAATAGGTACAGCTGTTTTCCGTTTCAAAGAATCATCAAGCTATACAGAAGATGACCAGCAATTTATTACGAAAATGAAACAAAACTTTCTGATAGTGGGAGGAACTGCTTTTCTGTTTTCAATTTTATTTGCTGGGTCGATTGCACAAAAATTTAGTAAGCCACTTATTACAATCAATCATTTTACAAAAAAAGTTAGCAAGGGAGGCTATCAAGATTTTTTAGAACCAGATACTCCTATTGTGGAAATGAATGAACTAATGGAAAATTTAAATGAGCTGACTTCTCAATTAAAAAGACAAGAAAAAATGCGTAGCCAACTCTCTAGAGATTTAGCGCATGAAATCCGTACCCCTCTTACGACAGTAAAAGGAAACTTAGAAGCTATGATGGATGGAATTTGGGCACCAACTCCGGAACGATTAGAAACCTGTTATATTGAAATCAATCGAATGACTCGACTCATTGGTAATATTGAACGGCTGAATGAAATGGAAAGGGAGTCCTTGGTCATACAAAAAACAAAAGTAAACGTGAAGGACTTGAGTAATCAGGTGGTTGCCAATTTTGAAGCATTAATTAAAGAAAAACAGCTATCTATTCAAGTGAACGGAGAAAGTGTACAGGTACAGGCTGACAGAGATCGAATAAGCCAAGTCTTCACGAACTTATTAGCCAATGCGATTAAATTTACACCGGAAAAAGGAAGGATTTCTATTTCTATTGAAAAGAACAAGGAATATATAAAATGGACGATTCAAGATACAGGAAAAGGAATGAGTGTGGATGAATTAAGTCATATCTTTGATCGATTCTACATGGTTGATCCATCCAGAAATAGTCGTTTAGGTGGTCAAGGAATTGGACTGTCCATTGTAAAAAGTATCGTTCATGCTCACCAAGGAAAAATAACAGTAGATAGTATTCCTGAAAAAGGAACTTCTTTTACTGTGAAACTTCCTATCGAATAA